A region from the Melioribacter roseus P3M-2 genome encodes:
- a CDS encoding acyl carrier protein: MISPELKQVILKQLNLDDFDIKDETTAPEVPGWDSLNHINIILAIEEHFKVKFKSYELLRLKCVGDLQKLLDSKLNK; encoded by the coding sequence ATGATTTCACCGGAATTAAAACAGGTTATATTGAAACAGCTCAATCTGGACGACTTCGACATTAAGGACGAAACGACGGCGCCTGAAGTTCCCGGGTGGGATTCGCTTAACCATATTAATATAATACTTGCTATTGAAGAGCATTTCAAAGTGAAATTCAAAAGCTATGAATTGCTGCGCCTCAAATGCGTGGGCGATCTGCAAAAACTTCTCGATTCCAAATTAAACAAATAA
- a CDS encoding thymidine phosphorylase: MNAIEIIKKKRDGGKLTSREIEFMISNFTAGIIPDYQFSAFLMAAFIRGLDKSETSYLTESMLNSGKIIDLSAIEGSKIDKHSTGGVGDKTSLILTPVVAAAGVKVPMISGRGLGHTGGTLDKLESIPGFRTDLNLSKYKSVLKKCGAVMIGQTKDIAPADKLIYALRDVTATVESIPFITASIMSKKLAEGIEGLVLDVKTGSGAFMKKQSDALELAASLGNTAKAFDKKVIAFITDMNQPLGNYIGNWLEVYESILVLKNEIKNDLYELSVTLAGAMIYLGGKSKNIVEGKKIAAELISNGKAFEKFTEITELQGGDVSFLLKPEKYPASKYRKEILSDKTGFIKTIDAYRIGMTSVMLGAGRLKKEDKIDPKAGIIFYPKIGMKIKKGDLIAEIFTDNKDVLDAASDSIKNSVEISREKTPPPKLVKKKIEF; encoded by the coding sequence ATGAACGCAATAGAAATAATCAAAAAAAAGAGAGACGGCGGCAAATTAACGAGCCGGGAAATAGAATTTATGATTTCGAACTTTACCGCCGGTATAATTCCCGATTATCAATTCTCCGCTTTTTTAATGGCGGCTTTTATACGCGGACTCGATAAATCCGAGACTTCGTATCTGACCGAATCGATGCTCAACAGCGGCAAAATAATCGACCTCTCGGCAATCGAAGGCTCAAAGATAGATAAACATTCGACGGGCGGCGTAGGAGACAAAACTTCGTTGATACTTACTCCTGTCGTAGCGGCGGCAGGCGTAAAAGTTCCGATGATAAGCGGCAGGGGGCTCGGACATACCGGCGGCACTCTCGACAAGCTCGAATCGATACCGGGATTCCGCACCGACTTGAATTTATCGAAATACAAATCCGTTTTGAAAAAGTGCGGAGCGGTAATGATCGGCCAGACAAAAGATATCGCTCCGGCGGACAAACTCATCTACGCCCTGCGAGACGTAACCGCCACGGTCGAATCGATTCCTTTTATAACCGCCAGCATAATGAGCAAAAAACTTGCCGAGGGCATCGAAGGACTGGTGCTCGACGTTAAAACCGGAAGCGGCGCATTTATGAAAAAACAATCCGACGCCCTTGAACTTGCCGCTTCTCTCGGAAATACGGCAAAAGCATTCGATAAAAAGGTAATTGCATTCATAACAGATATGAATCAACCGCTTGGGAATTACATTGGCAACTGGCTCGAAGTTTACGAATCGATACTTGTTCTCAAAAACGAAATAAAAAACGATTTGTACGAACTGAGCGTTACATTGGCGGGCGCGATGATTTATTTGGGCGGCAAATCGAAAAATATTGTTGAAGGGAAAAAAATCGCCGCAGAATTGATTTCGAACGGGAAAGCTTTTGAAAAATTCACGGAGATAACGGAACTGCAGGGCGGCGACGTTTCGTTCCTTTTAAAACCCGAAAAATATCCCGCGTCGAAATACAGGAAAGAAATACTCTCCGATAAAACCGGATTCATAAAAACAATCGACGCATACAGAATCGGAATGACGTCAGTTATGCTGGGCGCCGGCAGGTTGAAAAAAGAAGACAAAATCGATCCGAAAGCCGGAATAATTTTTTATCCCAAAATAGGGATGAAAATTAAAAAGGGAGATCTGATTGCCGAAATCTTTACGGACAACAAAGACGTTCTCGACGCAGCCTCCGATTCGATTAAAAACTCTGTTGAAATCAGCCGCGAAAAAACTCCGCCTCCGAAACTTGTAAAAAAGAAAATCGAGTTTTAA
- a CDS encoding AMP-binding protein, with amino-acid sequence MEKFNIEEADTLWKRWKLNAERYPDKEAVVHWIAGEEPFRWTYKNLIEAAEKFSVALKKQGIKKGEVCAIIIRHNKFLYPLYFAVVRLGALPAILAYPNPRLHPDKFRQGLEGMSQRSGLDYILTEKELDPLIRPLIDKEGSTIKNIFFPLDWNPEEDFDPVLNGEIEKASSEIKFEEEAFLQHSSGTTGLQKPVVLSHKALLYHVKYLGERLGMNRNDKVVSWLPLYHDLGLIAAFHIPLAYGITTIQIDPFEWVLAPILQLEAAAKEKATMTYMPNFAYNVLAEKIDEEELEGIDLSSLRAVVNCAEPIRHESHVKFIERYKKYNLDPLALAGMYAMAETTLAVTVTDLGKPIKEVKADRDELAKGKVKLADENASVRICVSSGRLIEGCDARIVDDNRRDVPDGIVGEVAVKSVSMFDGYRNYPEKTAEVVENGWYFTGDYGFKYEDEFFIIGRKKDIIIVAGKNIYPEDIEDAVNQVEGVIPGRVIAFGEEDPQLGTEFISVVAETKAGTEEEKNNLRLAILKAGMSIDVGIHKVYLVPPRWLIKSSSGKPSRRTNKERLIGNKEPQVWSR; translated from the coding sequence ATGGAAAAATTCAATATCGAGGAAGCCGACACTCTCTGGAAAAGGTGGAAGCTTAATGCGGAAAGATATCCGGATAAAGAAGCTGTGGTTCATTGGATTGCCGGAGAAGAACCTTTCAGATGGACATACAAAAATTTAATCGAAGCGGCTGAAAAATTTTCCGTGGCTTTGAAAAAGCAGGGAATCAAAAAAGGCGAAGTTTGCGCAATCATTATCAGGCATAATAAATTTCTCTATCCTCTCTATTTTGCGGTCGTACGATTGGGCGCATTGCCGGCAATTCTTGCTTATCCTAACCCGAGGCTGCATCCGGACAAATTTCGCCAGGGATTGGAGGGAATGTCCCAGCGATCGGGACTCGATTATATATTGACGGAAAAGGAACTCGATCCGTTAATCAGACCTTTGATAGACAAAGAGGGAAGCACAATAAAAAATATCTTCTTCCCGCTCGACTGGAATCCGGAAGAAGATTTCGATCCGGTTTTGAACGGGGAAATCGAAAAAGCCTCGTCCGAAATCAAATTTGAAGAAGAAGCGTTTTTGCAGCATTCGTCCGGCACAACCGGATTGCAAAAACCCGTTGTGCTTTCGCACAAGGCGCTTCTTTATCATGTTAAATATCTCGGCGAACGGCTCGGGATGAACCGGAATGACAAAGTCGTAAGCTGGCTGCCACTCTATCACGATCTCGGTCTTATCGCCGCGTTTCATATTCCGCTGGCATACGGCATTACGACTATACAAATCGATCCGTTCGAATGGGTCCTGGCGCCGATATTGCAGCTCGAAGCGGCCGCCAAAGAAAAAGCCACAATGACGTATATGCCGAACTTCGCTTACAACGTTCTCGCGGAAAAAATCGACGAGGAAGAGCTGGAGGGAATAGATTTGTCGAGCTTGCGAGCCGTTGTGAACTGCGCCGAACCGATACGCCACGAAAGTCACGTTAAATTTATAGAGAGATACAAAAAATACAACCTCGACCCGCTTGCATTGGCGGGAATGTATGCCATGGCGGAAACCACTCTTGCAGTGACCGTAACCGACTTGGGAAAACCGATTAAAGAAGTAAAAGCCGATCGGGACGAACTTGCGAAGGGAAAGGTTAAACTAGCGGACGAAAACGCTTCCGTCAGAATTTGCGTTTCGTCCGGAAGATTGATTGAAGGCTGCGACGCGCGAATCGTCGACGACAACCGGCGGGACGTTCCCGACGGCATAGTCGGAGAAGTAGCGGTTAAATCCGTTTCGATGTTCGACGGTTACCGCAATTATCCCGAAAAAACAGCAGAGGTCGTTGAAAACGGATGGTATTTCACCGGAGATTACGGTTTCAAATACGAAGACGAGTTTTTTATAATCGGCAGAAAAAAAGATATTATTATCGTCGCCGGAAAAAACATTTATCCGGAAGATATCGAAGACGCGGTCAATCAGGTGGAAGGAGTTATCCCCGGCAGAGTGATTGCATTCGGCGAAGAAGACCCGCAATTGGGTACGGAATTTATTAGCGTCGTTGCCGAAACAAAAGCCGGGACGGAAGAAGAGAAAAACAATCTCCGTCTGGCAATATTAAAAGCGGGAATGAGTATCGACGTAGGAATTCATAAAGTCTATTTGGTTCCGCCGAGGTGGCTCATAAAAAGTTCTTCGGGCAAGCCGAGCCGTAGAACAAACAAAGAAAGATTAATAGGCAATAAAGAACCACAAGTATGGAGCAGATAA
- a CDS encoding MBOAT family O-acyltransferase, whose protein sequence is MTSFIDFNKLIELLRYQPGDPLVFSTALFLALFTFFMILYTAFVKNNAFRIGLIIFFSIYFYYKSAGYYASILIVSAAINFYFGKWISATENFSYKRLILIVSLIVNLGLLSYFKYTNFVIEIINGIGDGNIEPLDIFLPIGISFYTFKALTYVFDIYYDTLKPTDSFRDFALYLFFFPNLLAGPIDRAADFLPQINKEPFITKKELGLAVLLISTGLIKKVVIADYISLNFVDRIFDFPLRYTGVENLLAIYGYTLQIYCDFSGYSDMAIGVALLMGFRLMENFNYPFKATSIADFWRRWHISLSRWLLDYLFRPLQMKYRNLRVFGNMIGIFVTFLLCGLWHGAGWNFILWGALHGFMMSFSLLIQKPRAGLYKMLRIENTKFLRFFQTLITFHLIALTFAVFRSYDLRTVFDMLSQITEFFHAEVFVQFIEKMPLITGLMALGFLFHFLPSKLYDYSVTLVSRLPLAGKILLLTAAIWLAAQFKSADIQPFIYFQF, encoded by the coding sequence ATGACGTCGTTTATCGATTTCAATAAACTTATTGAACTGCTTAGATATCAGCCCGGAGATCCGCTCGTATTCAGTACGGCGCTCTTTCTGGCGCTCTTTACCTTCTTCATGATTTTGTATACCGCGTTTGTTAAAAACAATGCGTTCAGAATCGGGCTGATAATCTTCTTTTCGATTTATTTTTATTATAAGTCCGCCGGATATTATGCGTCGATATTAATTGTTTCGGCGGCGATTAATTTTTACTTCGGCAAATGGATATCGGCTACGGAAAATTTTTCTTATAAGAGATTGATTCTTATTGTTTCTTTGATTGTCAATCTGGGACTTCTGAGTTACTTCAAGTACACGAATTTCGTTATAGAGATTATTAACGGAATCGGCGACGGAAATATCGAACCGCTCGACATTTTCCTGCCGATCGGCATCTCGTTTTACACGTTCAAAGCCCTTACTTATGTGTTCGATATTTATTACGACACATTGAAACCAACTGATAGTTTCAGGGACTTCGCCCTCTACCTTTTCTTCTTTCCGAATTTACTTGCAGGTCCCATCGACAGGGCGGCGGATTTTCTGCCTCAGATTAATAAAGAACCGTTTATTACAAAGAAGGAACTCGGACTGGCCGTTCTTCTGATATCGACGGGTCTAATTAAAAAAGTGGTAATCGCAGACTACATCAGTTTGAATTTCGTAGACCGCATATTCGACTTTCCGCTCCGTTATACAGGCGTCGAAAATTTACTTGCAATCTACGGTTACACGCTGCAGATATACTGCGATTTTTCGGGCTACTCGGATATGGCAATTGGCGTGGCGTTGTTGATGGGATTCCGTTTGATGGAGAATTTCAATTATCCTTTCAAAGCTACCAGCATTGCGGATTTCTGGCGCCGCTGGCATATTTCATTATCACGCTGGCTGCTCGATTATCTTTTCCGTCCGCTGCAGATGAAATACCGCAATCTCAGAGTTTTCGGCAATATGATCGGAATCTTCGTTACTTTTTTACTCTGCGGGCTGTGGCACGGCGCCGGTTGGAATTTTATTTTATGGGGCGCGCTTCACGGTTTTATGATGTCGTTCTCGCTTTTAATTCAAAAACCGAGAGCCGGCTTATATAAAATGCTGCGCATCGAAAATACAAAGTTTTTACGATTCTTCCAGACGTTAATCACATTTCACCTTATTGCATTGACTTTTGCCGTATTCAGAAGTTACGACCTGCGGACGGTGTTCGACATGCTTTCGCAGATAACCGAATTTTTCCACGCGGAAGTTTTCGTTCAGTTTATTGAAAAGATGCCTTTGATTACGGGATTGATGGCGTTGGGATTTTTATTTCACTTTCTGCCGTCGAAACTGTATGATTACAGCGTAACTCTTGTATCGAGGCTTCCTTTGGCGGGAAAAATATTACTGTTGACCGCTGCTATATGGCTGGCGGCTCAATTTAAATCAGCCGATATTCAGCCGTTTATTTATTTCCAATTTTAG
- the rfbA gene encoding glucose-1-phosphate thymidylyltransferase RfbA has translation MKGIILAGGSGSRMYPVSRVYSKQLTLIYDKPLIYYPLSVLMLGGIREILIISNNETIPLYQKLFEDGSHLGLSIQYAVQEAPNGIAEAFIIGEKFIGEDSVSLILGDNIFYGKLDFFYKAVKENNGGATIFAYQVKDPQRYGIVEFDENGKAISIEEKPKQPKSDFAVPGLYVYDNKVIEISRNLKPSARGELEITDVNKAYLERGELRVERIGRGVAWLDTGTPEALLKASQFFGVIEDRQGLKVACIEEIAYQKNFIDKNQFQKLIESIPKCLYRDYLERVLEE, from the coding sequence TTGAAAGGAATAATATTAGCGGGAGGTTCCGGATCCAGGATGTATCCCGTCTCGAGAGTCTACAGCAAACAATTGACGCTTATCTACGATAAACCGCTTATTTATTATCCTTTGTCCGTACTAATGCTTGGCGGGATAAGAGAAATTTTGATTATCTCCAACAACGAAACAATCCCGCTCTATCAAAAACTTTTCGAAGACGGTTCTCATCTGGGTTTGTCGATTCAATACGCGGTGCAGGAGGCGCCAAACGGAATTGCCGAAGCTTTTATTATCGGAGAAAAATTTATCGGCGAAGATTCGGTATCCCTTATACTCGGCGACAATATCTTTTACGGCAAGCTCGACTTCTTTTATAAAGCCGTTAAAGAAAACAACGGCGGAGCCACAATCTTTGCCTATCAGGTTAAAGACCCCCAACGTTACGGCATCGTGGAATTCGATGAAAACGGGAAGGCGATTAGCATCGAAGAAAAACCGAAACAACCGAAATCCGATTTTGCAGTGCCGGGATTATATGTTTATGATAATAAAGTAATCGAGATATCCAGGAATCTTAAGCCCTCGGCGCGAGGCGAACTCGAAATTACGGATGTGAACAAAGCATATTTGGAGCGGGGCGAATTGCGAGTCGAAAGAATCGGAAGAGGCGTCGCATGGCTCGATACCGGCACTCCTGAGGCTCTGCTAAAAGCTTCTCAATTCTTCGGCGTGATTGAAGACAGACAGGGATTAAAAGTAGCGTGCATCGAAGAAATTGCATACCAGAAAAATTTTATCGACAAAAATCAATTTCAAAAATTAATCGAAAGCATTCCGAAATGTTTGTACCGCGACTATTTGGAGCGCGTTCTGGAAGAATAA
- a CDS encoding SGNH/GDSL hydrolase family protein, with amino-acid sequence MEKNYIRQPAVILAGALLILYLLSFVNYEYTIAGFTFRNIDFFMDVKSDPAEEEFSNNSRVAIEPQALFAGFDFLKPLEFFTAEKDNANYAYQGQKTGFYGNTEQLKYFFDALSNAKTKPFRIAHYGDSVIEGDLITADIRELLQKKFGGDAVGWLGIVSQDVAFRTTTKHTFSDNWETASVYTSNPKSLKLGISGEVFIPQGNAWVEYEVSRLRRSLKGFSKVRIFYSDAKSSDIYYSFDNSSKKSARLNPGIGIQELVLDAGKTVKSARIEFPQKEQAHFYGVSLEGAPGIYVDNFPLRGNSGVDIAQIDPATLKEFSKYLNYKLIILEFGLNILGSRMTDYSWYEREMGKVIKNLKEAFPETSIVMISVHDKARKRGSKFETDPAVFKLLDAQKKIAHNNGVALWSLFDAMGGENSMHSWVTANPPLASRDYIHFNNQGAERIAELFVESLLDEYNKRK; translated from the coding sequence ATGGAAAAAAATTATATAAGACAGCCGGCCGTTATACTTGCCGGCGCTCTGTTGATTTTATATCTGCTTTCGTTTGTAAATTATGAATATACTATCGCGGGCTTTACGTTTCGTAATATCGATTTTTTTATGGACGTTAAATCCGACCCGGCGGAAGAAGAATTCTCGAACAATAGCCGCGTAGCAATCGAGCCGCAAGCGTTATTTGCGGGATTCGATTTTTTAAAGCCTCTCGAATTTTTTACCGCCGAAAAAGACAACGCAAATTATGCTTATCAGGGGCAAAAAACCGGCTTTTATGGAAATACTGAACAGCTTAAATATTTTTTTGACGCTCTTTCGAATGCAAAAACGAAACCGTTCCGAATTGCCCACTACGGCGACTCGGTTATAGAAGGCGACCTGATAACCGCCGATATACGAGAACTGCTTCAAAAGAAATTCGGCGGCGACGCTGTCGGATGGCTCGGTATAGTTTCCCAGGATGTCGCTTTCCGCACCACTACGAAACATACGTTCTCCGACAATTGGGAAACTGCGTCGGTCTATACGAGCAATCCTAAATCATTAAAGCTCGGAATCAGCGGCGAAGTTTTTATCCCTCAGGGAAACGCCTGGGTTGAGTACGAAGTAAGCCGATTGAGAAGATCGCTCAAAGGGTTTTCGAAAGTAAGAATTTTTTATTCGGACGCTAAAAGTTCCGATATCTATTACTCGTTCGACAATTCTTCAAAAAAGTCAGCGCGTCTTAATCCCGGAATCGGAATTCAGGAATTGGTTCTCGATGCAGGGAAAACCGTCAAGTCGGCGCGAATTGAATTCCCTCAAAAAGAGCAGGCTCATTTTTACGGCGTCAGTCTGGAAGGCGCGCCCGGTATATACGTAGATAATTTTCCGCTCCGGGGCAATTCCGGCGTCGATATCGCGCAGATCGACCCTGCGACTCTCAAAGAATTTTCGAAGTATCTTAATTATAAACTCATTATTCTCGAGTTCGGGTTGAATATTTTGGGCTCGCGAATGACCGATTACAGTTGGTACGAAAGAGAAATGGGAAAAGTAATAAAAAATCTGAAAGAAGCTTTTCCGGAAACAAGTATTGTAATGATAAGCGTGCACGACAAAGCGCGCAAACGCGGCTCGAAATTCGAAACGGATCCTGCGGTATTCAAGTTGCTCGACGCTCAGAAAAAGATAGCGCATAACAACGGCGTGGCATTGTGGAGTTTGTTCGACGCAATGGGCGGCGAAAATTCGATGCACAGCTGGGTAACTGCAAACCCGCCTCTGGCTTCGCGCGATTATATCCACTTCAATAATCAAGGAGCGGAAAGAATAGCCGAACTCTTTGTCGAATCGTTGCTCGACGAATACAACAAGAGGAAATAA
- the cydB gene encoding cytochrome d ubiquinol oxidase subunit II, with protein MIDLNLIWFILIAVLIIGYAVLDGFDLGVGIIHLFTKDEKEKRININAIGPVWDGNEVWLITAGGALFAAFPMVYATVFSSFYIALMLLLTALIMRAVSFEFRGKVESKSYKNIWDSAFGYGSLFISLLLCVAYGNILKGIPIDSNGIFRGSFIGLLNPYALLVGLTGVALFVMHGAVYMTAKTEGLQQERMIKWANGAWIVFISLYVITTLATFFYAKYLFDGITSNPLFWIFFLTLLISIALLPVQLKSGKYFRSFLISSLIVVSVIGLSAVSLFPYLTPSSIDLNYSLTAYNASSSQYTLKTMLIIALIGMPLVIAYTVYVYRIFKGKVEITEESY; from the coding sequence ATGATCGATCTGAATTTGATTTGGTTCATACTTATTGCGGTGTTGATTATCGGATATGCGGTTCTTGACGGCTTCGACCTCGGCGTGGGTATAATCCATCTTTTTACAAAAGACGAAAAAGAAAAACGAATTAACATAAATGCAATCGGTCCCGTTTGGGACGGCAACGAAGTCTGGTTAATAACAGCCGGGGGCGCTCTCTTTGCCGCTTTCCCGATGGTCTACGCTACGGTCTTCAGCTCTTTCTATATTGCCTTGATGCTGCTTTTGACGGCTTTGATTATGAGGGCGGTCTCTTTTGAATTCCGCGGAAAAGTCGAAAGCAAATCGTATAAAAACATTTGGGATTCCGCTTTCGGGTACGGAAGTTTGTTTATTTCGTTATTGTTATGCGTGGCGTACGGAAATATACTCAAAGGCATTCCGATCGATAGCAACGGAATTTTTCGCGGTTCGTTTATCGGTCTTTTGAATCCCTACGCTCTCCTTGTCGGATTAACGGGCGTTGCGTTGTTCGTTATGCACGGCGCGGTTTATATGACTGCCAAAACCGAAGGCTTGCAACAGGAAAGAATGATTAAATGGGCTAACGGCGCGTGGATTGTTTTTATTTCGCTTTATGTGATTACAACCCTCGCTACTTTCTTTTATGCAAAATATTTGTTCGACGGCATTACGTCGAATCCGTTATTCTGGATATTCTTCCTGACTCTTCTAATTTCGATTGCTTTGCTGCCGGTTCAATTAAAGAGCGGGAAATATTTCCGGTCGTTTTTAATTTCGTCTTTAATTGTCGTTTCGGTAATCGGTTTGAGCGCGGTCAGTCTTTTTCCTTATCTGACGCCTTCTTCCATCGATTTGAATTATAGCCTGACGGCATATAACGCGTCTTCTTCCCAATATACGTTAAAAACAATGCTGATTATAGCGCTGATAGGAATGCCGCTCGTAATTGCATATACCGTTTATGTCTATCGCATTTTCAAGGGGAAAGTGGAAATAACGGAAGAAAGTTACTAA
- a CDS encoding GDSL-type esterase/lipase family protein, translated as MNLRKIFFPAILMLALSTTALVYGQSDSLPRFKKNPNYDRMNALFDIYKTKQADIVFLGNSLTAGVDWSELVGRCNAVGRGIPSDIIPGFLERLDDIIRLKPKIVFIMGGVNDIYNWTPVDEIYFNYLKIISRLQSKNIIPVITSVTYAAKNYAKDWGGTPEVNAGRNREIDKLNKMLKNYALRNKIDYIDLNELMAKADGFINEKYTWDGLHYNAEGYKIWAAEIEKILSKYKL; from the coding sequence GTGAATTTGAGAAAAATATTCTTTCCCGCTATATTAATGCTTGCGCTCTCTACGACGGCTCTCGTTTACGGGCAATCGGATTCGTTGCCTCGATTCAAGAAAAATCCCAATTACGACAGAATGAACGCCCTCTTCGATATTTATAAAACAAAGCAGGCGGACATCGTATTCCTGGGAAATTCTCTTACCGCGGGAGTGGATTGGAGCGAGCTTGTCGGCAGATGCAACGCAGTCGGAAGAGGCATACCCTCGGACATTATTCCCGGCTTTCTGGAAAGGCTCGACGATATTATTCGTCTAAAACCTAAAATTGTATTTATCATGGGCGGCGTTAACGATATTTATAATTGGACTCCCGTCGACGAAATCTATTTTAATTATCTTAAAATAATTTCCAGACTCCAATCCAAAAATATCATCCCCGTTATTACGTCGGTAACGTATGCCGCAAAAAATTACGCCAAAGACTGGGGCGGCACGCCGGAAGTAAATGCGGGCAGAAATCGCGAAATTGACAAGCTCAATAAAATGCTGAAGAACTACGCGCTCCGTAATAAAATCGACTATATCGATTTGAATGAACTTATGGCAAAGGCCGACGGTTTCATCAATGAAAAATATACGTGGGACGGATTGCATTATAACGCCGAAGGATATAAAATCTGGGCTGCGGAAATTGAAAAAATATTATCAAAATATAAATTATGA
- a CDS encoding YbaN family protein: MKSLYRRILIVFGWIFVGLGIIGIFLPLMPTTVFFILAAASFARSSEKFYNWLINHPRFGKIVKSYMEQRGIPRKSKIIAITMVILTIGSSAVFFTSSLTLRIILAIIAFGVIAYLLSLKTVDVAESD, encoded by the coding sequence ATGAAAAGCCTTTACAGAAGAATTTTGATAGTCTTCGGATGGATATTTGTAGGACTCGGAATAATCGGGATTTTTTTGCCGTTGATGCCGACAACGGTATTCTTTATACTTGCGGCGGCGTCTTTTGCGCGCAGTTCGGAAAAATTTTATAATTGGCTGATCAATCACCCGAGGTTCGGAAAGATCGTAAAGAGCTATATGGAGCAGAGAGGCATTCCCCGCAAATCGAAAATTATTGCAATTACAATGGTTATACTGACTATCGGAAGTTCGGCTGTCTTTTTTACCTCCAGCTTAACGTTGAGAATTATACTTGCAATTATTGCTTTCGGAGTAATTGCATATCTGCTTTCGTTGAAGACCGTCGACGTTGCCGAAAGCGATTAA